In a genomic window of Micromonospora cremea:
- a CDS encoding LLM class flavin-dependent oxidoreductase, whose translation MQFGVFTVGDVTVDPTTGREPTEHERIKAMVAIALKAEEVGLDVFATGEHHNPPFVPSSPTTMLGHIAARTERLLLSTATTLITTNDPVKIAEDFAMLQHLADGRVDLMMGRGNTGPVYPWFGKDIRAGIPLAIENYDLLRRLWREDVVDWKGRYRTPLQSFTSTPRPLDGVPPFVWHGSIRSPEIAEQAAYYGDGFFANHIFWPKEHTQRMIELYRERYAHYGHGSADQAIVGLGGQVFMRRNSQDAVREFRPYFDNAPVYGHGPSLEEFSRETPLTVGSPQQVIDRTLSFRDYVGDYQRQLFLMDHAGLPLKTVLEQLDLLGEEVVPVLRKEFAALRPAHVPEAPTHASLLAAAGGAKDSTVHAVDDVTGKAPEVAR comes from the coding sequence ATGCAGTTCGGAGTCTTCACCGTCGGCGACGTCACGGTCGACCCGACCACCGGTCGGGAGCCGACCGAGCATGAGCGGATCAAGGCGATGGTGGCCATCGCGTTGAAGGCCGAAGAGGTCGGTCTGGACGTCTTCGCCACGGGCGAGCACCACAACCCGCCATTCGTTCCCTCGTCGCCGACCACCATGCTCGGCCACATCGCGGCGCGCACCGAGCGGCTGCTGCTGTCCACCGCGACCACGCTGATCACCACGAACGACCCGGTGAAGATCGCCGAGGACTTCGCGATGCTCCAGCACCTCGCCGACGGCCGGGTGGACCTGATGATGGGCCGCGGCAACACCGGCCCGGTGTACCCGTGGTTCGGCAAGGACATCCGCGCCGGCATTCCGCTGGCCATCGAGAACTACGACCTGCTGCGCCGGCTGTGGCGCGAGGACGTCGTCGACTGGAAGGGCCGCTACCGCACGCCCCTGCAGTCGTTCACCTCGACGCCGCGCCCGCTCGACGGAGTTCCCCCGTTCGTCTGGCACGGCTCGATCCGCAGCCCGGAGATCGCCGAGCAGGCCGCGTACTACGGTGACGGCTTCTTCGCCAACCACATCTTCTGGCCCAAGGAGCACACCCAGCGGATGATCGAGCTCTACCGGGAGCGGTACGCGCACTACGGCCACGGCTCCGCCGACCAGGCCATCGTCGGCCTCGGCGGGCAGGTGTTCATGCGGCGCAACTCGCAGGACGCGGTCCGGGAGTTCCGACCGTACTTCGACAACGCCCCGGTCTACGGGCACGGGCCGTCGCTGGAGGAGTTCAGCCGGGAGACCCCGCTGACCGTGGGCAGCCCGCAGCAGGTCATCGACCGCACCCTGAGCTTCCGTGACTACGTCGGCGACTACCAGCGGCAGCTGTTCCTGATGGACCACGCGGGGCTGCCGCTGAAGACGGTGCTGGAGCAGCTCGACCTGCTCGGCGAGGAGGTCGTGCCGGTACTGCGCAAGGAGTTCGCCGCGCTGCGCCCGGCGCACGTGCCGGAGGCGCCGACCCACGCCTCGCTGCTCGCCGCGGCGGGCGGCGCCAAGGACAGCACCGTGCACGCCGTCGACGACGTGACGGGCAAGGCGCCGGAGGTGGCCCGATGA
- a CDS encoding FMN reductase: MTRRTLAVISAGLSQPSSTRLLADQLAAATRDELVRRGAEVELRVIDLREYAHDVVNNLLTGFPPAALREAIDAVTGADGIIAVTPIFSASYNGLFKSFFDVLDAESLVDRPVLIGATGGTARHSLALEHAVRPMFSYLRAVVVPTAVFAAPEDWSGGTVDGALRGRIRRAAVELADQVERRLPATGPADPFALTTDFLQMLGRGDDDAPVTPPGRTGAPPAPDSARAGSQPG; this comes from the coding sequence ATGACCCGCCGCACCCTCGCCGTGATCTCGGCCGGCCTCAGCCAGCCGTCGTCGACCCGGCTACTCGCCGACCAGCTCGCCGCGGCGACCCGCGACGAGCTGGTCCGGCGCGGCGCCGAGGTGGAGCTGCGCGTCATCGACCTGCGGGAGTACGCCCACGACGTGGTGAACAACCTGCTCACCGGGTTTCCGCCGGCCGCGCTGCGCGAGGCCATCGACGCGGTGACCGGGGCGGACGGGATCATCGCCGTCACCCCGATCTTCAGCGCCTCGTACAACGGGCTGTTCAAGTCTTTCTTCGACGTGCTGGACGCCGAGTCGCTGGTCGACCGGCCGGTGTTGATCGGGGCCACCGGCGGCACCGCCCGGCACTCGCTGGCCTTGGAGCACGCCGTCCGCCCGATGTTCAGCTACCTGCGCGCGGTGGTGGTCCCCACCGCGGTCTTCGCCGCCCCGGAGGACTGGTCCGGTGGCACCGTCGACGGCGCGCTGCGGGGCCGGATCAGGCGTGCGGCCGTGGAGTTGGCCGACCAGGTCGAACGTCGGCTGCCGGCCACCGGCCCGGCTGACCCGTTCGCTCTGACCACCGACTTCCTGCAGATGCTCGGTCGGGGCGACGACGACGCCCCGGTCACCCCGCCCGGTCGTACGGGTGCGCCACCAGCACCGGACAGTGCGCGTGCTGGATCGCAGCCTGGCTGA
- a CDS encoding universal stress protein, with amino-acid sequence MPMYRPVVVGVDGSSTSLTAAEHAARAAVARSRTLLLVHGYLHPLGYGVPLNPYDLGVPAPSEEAQKMLERTAADLTDRWPGLSVEVRQIAGGPGATMVEESRRAELVVVGSRGLGGFAGLLLGSVGAQVAAHAHCPVLVVRPDEQPIPVDAPVLVGVDGSESSRLAVRYGADEAARRKVPLVLVHVGPSDGDRSVPEEVEESQAAYQAEAVRLLADASTAVRAEHPGLVVREHPVRAAGPARGLIEASGTASLLVVGTRGRHGFTGLLLGSVSQAAIQHAHCPVLVAHPYDRAG; translated from the coding sequence ATGCCGATGTACCGACCCGTCGTGGTGGGCGTCGACGGATCGTCGACCAGCCTCACCGCCGCCGAACACGCCGCCCGGGCCGCCGTCGCGCGGTCCCGGACGCTGCTACTGGTGCACGGCTACCTGCATCCGCTCGGCTACGGCGTGCCGCTCAACCCGTACGACCTCGGGGTGCCAGCGCCCTCCGAGGAGGCGCAGAAGATGTTGGAGCGGACGGCGGCCGACCTGACCGACCGCTGGCCCGGCCTCAGCGTCGAGGTGCGGCAGATCGCGGGCGGCCCCGGCGCGACGATGGTCGAGGAGTCCCGCCGGGCCGAACTCGTCGTGGTGGGCAGTCGAGGGCTGGGCGGATTCGCCGGCCTGCTGCTGGGCTCGGTCGGCGCGCAGGTGGCCGCGCACGCGCACTGCCCGGTGCTGGTGGTGCGCCCGGATGAGCAGCCGATCCCGGTGGACGCGCCGGTGCTGGTCGGCGTGGACGGGTCCGAATCCTCCCGGCTCGCCGTGAGGTACGGCGCCGACGAGGCGGCACGCCGAAAGGTCCCGCTGGTGCTGGTGCATGTCGGCCCGTCGGACGGCGACCGGTCGGTACCCGAGGAAGTCGAGGAGTCGCAGGCCGCGTACCAGGCCGAGGCGGTGCGGCTGCTGGCCGATGCTTCCACCGCCGTACGGGCGGAGCATCCCGGCCTGGTGGTGCGGGAACATCCGGTCCGGGCGGCCGGGCCGGCCCGGGGGCTCATCGAGGCGAGCGGCACCGCGTCGCTGCTGGTCGTGGGCACCCGGGGCCGGCACGGATTCACCGGACTGCTGCTCGGCTCGGTCAGCCAGGCTGCGATCCAGCACGCGCACTGTCCGGTGCTGGTGGCGCACCCGTACGACCGGGCGGGGTGA
- a CDS encoding GNAT family N-acetyltransferase yields MTSEVRLRPVRDDDLPAFFAYEQDPQANWMAAFGPEDPADRAAFDAHWARIRADPRIVPRTVTVGGEVVGHVIAFPVGERTEVSYWIDPRRWGRGHATAALGALLRELPQRPVHARAAKDNAASLAVLRKCGFVVVGEDYGYANGRGAEVEEYLLELPA; encoded by the coding sequence GTGACCAGTGAGGTGCGGCTCCGCCCGGTACGCGACGATGACCTGCCCGCGTTCTTCGCTTACGAGCAGGATCCGCAGGCCAACTGGATGGCCGCCTTCGGCCCGGAGGACCCGGCCGACCGGGCCGCCTTCGACGCCCACTGGGCGCGCATCCGGGCCGACCCGCGCATCGTTCCCCGCACTGTGACGGTCGGCGGCGAGGTGGTCGGGCACGTGATCGCCTTCCCGGTCGGAGAGCGCACCGAGGTCAGCTACTGGATCGACCCGCGCCGCTGGGGCCGGGGACACGCGACCGCCGCGCTCGGCGCGCTGCTGCGCGAGCTGCCGCAGCGGCCGGTGCACGCCCGCGCCGCCAAGGACAACGCCGCATCCCTCGCCGTGCTGCGCAAGTGCGGCTTCGTGGTGGTCGGCGAGGACTACGGGTACGCCAACGGCCGCGGCGCCGAGGTCGAGGAGTATTTGCTGGAGTTGCCCGCCTAA
- the rfbA gene encoding glucose-1-phosphate thymidylyltransferase RfbA translates to MRGILLAGGTGTRLWPITRAVSKQLMPIFDKPMIYYPLSTLIMAGVREILMITTPEDQDQFRRVFGDGAQLGLRLEYAVQPRPEGIAQAFLVGADFIGAESVALVLGDNIFHGVGLGRQLAGHADLVGGRIFAYQVADPGAYGVVDFDADGRVLSIEEKPAGPKSRYAVPGLYFYDNRVVDFARKLTPSARGELEITAVNEIYRELGELSVTVLDRGTAWLDTGTFTSMMQAAEFVRVVEERQGMKIGCVEEVVWRAGLIDDDQLRTLAEPLSRSGYGDYLLGLLDQQHGREVRR, encoded by the coding sequence ATGCGCGGAATACTTCTCGCCGGCGGCACCGGAACGCGGCTGTGGCCGATCACCCGTGCAGTGTCCAAGCAACTCATGCCAATCTTCGACAAGCCGATGATCTACTACCCCCTGTCCACATTGATCATGGCGGGCGTACGCGAGATCTTGATGATCACCACACCCGAGGATCAGGACCAGTTCCGCCGCGTGTTCGGTGACGGGGCCCAACTGGGGCTGCGGCTGGAGTACGCCGTACAGCCACGCCCGGAGGGAATCGCGCAGGCCTTCCTCGTCGGCGCCGACTTCATCGGCGCCGAATCCGTGGCCCTGGTGCTCGGCGACAACATCTTCCACGGCGTCGGGCTCGGCCGGCAGCTCGCCGGTCACGCAGACCTCGTCGGCGGTCGAATCTTCGCCTACCAGGTGGCTGACCCCGGGGCGTACGGAGTGGTTGACTTCGACGCCGACGGCAGAGTGCTCTCGATCGAGGAGAAGCCGGCGGGGCCGAAGTCCCGCTACGCCGTGCCCGGGCTGTACTTCTACGACAACCGGGTGGTCGACTTCGCCCGCAAGCTCACGCCCAGCGCACGTGGCGAGCTGGAGATCACAGCGGTGAACGAGATCTACCGGGAGCTGGGCGAGCTGTCCGTGACAGTGCTGGACCGGGGCACCGCCTGGCTGGACACCGGCACCTTCACGTCGATGATGCAGGCCGCCGAGTTCGTTCGGGTCGTCGAGGAGCGCCAGGGCATGAAGATCGGGTGCGTCGAGGAGGTCGTCTGGCGGGCAGGGCTGATCGACGACGACCAGCTGCGGACGTTGGCCGAGCCACTGTCCAGGAGTGGATACGGCGACTACCTGCTCGGCCTGCTGGACCAGCAGCACGGCCGGGAGGTGCGACGATGA
- a CDS encoding sugar transferase, protein MAKLCLVDLAASAGSAGVALSLRFGPATAEPYNRGHLWLTLALPFAWVLALTLNRAYESRHLFVGNDEYVRVFQTGLAVTATLAVVSLAFDFRLARGYVIIAMPLVTVAGVAMRYLVRQQLHRSWARGERLHRVILVGHETAVAEMTRRLRRECYHGLGVVGACLPHLPVGTAEPRASGLPPILGTFADVPAAVTGAGADTIVVLSCPEMAGSALRRLGWQLERDEVDLIVASNLVDVAGDRTTVRPVDGLPMLHVEHPRLKGGRRVVKAVFDRVSALLLLIVAAPVLLAIAVLVRMSPGAGGPAIFRQVRVGKNGRPFRIYKFRTMYVNAEERLAELLDRNETDGELFKMRQDPRVTRVGRWLRRLSLDEVPQLVNVLRGDMSLVGPRPPLPREVANYPSDMRRRLVVKPGLTGLWQVSGRSDLSWEESIRLDLSYVENWSLTMDLVILVRTLSAVVRSSGAY, encoded by the coding sequence GTGGCCAAACTCTGCCTCGTCGACCTCGCGGCAAGTGCCGGGTCGGCCGGGGTGGCGCTGAGCCTTAGATTCGGCCCGGCGACGGCGGAGCCGTACAACCGTGGCCATCTCTGGCTCACCCTTGCGCTGCCGTTCGCCTGGGTGCTGGCGCTCACCCTCAACCGAGCGTATGAATCGCGCCATCTATTCGTAGGAAATGATGAGTACGTCCGGGTCTTCCAAACCGGTCTCGCCGTTACCGCCACGTTGGCGGTCGTCTCCCTCGCGTTCGACTTCCGACTCGCCAGAGGCTACGTGATCATCGCGATGCCACTGGTCACCGTCGCCGGCGTCGCGATGCGCTACCTGGTCCGCCAGCAGCTCCACCGGTCGTGGGCCCGCGGTGAGCGGCTGCACCGGGTGATCCTGGTCGGGCACGAAACCGCCGTCGCGGAGATGACCAGGAGGCTGCGCCGCGAGTGCTACCACGGGCTCGGCGTGGTCGGCGCCTGTCTCCCGCATCTGCCGGTGGGAACCGCGGAGCCACGCGCCAGCGGGCTGCCGCCGATCCTCGGCACCTTCGCGGACGTTCCGGCGGCCGTCACGGGCGCGGGCGCGGACACGATCGTCGTGCTCTCCTGTCCCGAGATGGCGGGATCCGCCCTGCGCCGGTTGGGATGGCAACTCGAACGCGACGAGGTCGACCTGATCGTCGCCAGCAACCTCGTGGACGTGGCCGGCGACCGCACCACCGTCCGACCCGTCGACGGCCTGCCGATGCTGCACGTCGAGCACCCTCGGTTGAAGGGCGGCCGGCGGGTCGTCAAGGCGGTCTTCGACCGGGTGTCGGCGCTCCTGCTGCTGATCGTCGCCGCCCCGGTGCTGCTCGCGATCGCCGTGCTGGTCCGGATGAGCCCGGGTGCCGGTGGGCCCGCCATCTTCCGTCAGGTGCGGGTGGGCAAGAACGGCCGGCCGTTCCGCATCTACAAGTTCCGGACCATGTACGTGAACGCCGAGGAACGCCTGGCGGAACTGCTCGACCGCAACGAGACCGACGGGGAGCTGTTCAAGATGCGCCAGGACCCCCGGGTGACCCGGGTCGGGCGCTGGCTGCGCCGGCTCTCGCTGGACGAGGTCCCGCAGCTCGTCAACGTGCTCAGGGGCGACATGTCGCTGGTCGGACCGCGGCCGCCGCTGCCGCGCGAGGTGGCCAACTATCCGTCGGACATGCGCCGGCGTCTGGTCGTCAAGCCCGGCCTGACCGGGCTGTGGCAGGTTTCCGGCCGGTCCGACCTGTCCTGGGAGGAGTCCATCCGACTCGACCTGTCGTACGTGGAGAACTGGTCGCTGACCATGGACCTGGTGATCCTGGTCCGCACGCTGAGCGCCGTCGTCCGCAGTTCCGGAGCCTACTGA
- a CDS encoding UDP-glucose dehydrogenase family protein, with protein MNTGCTEPVDGAAHRLTVIGTGYLGATHAVCMAALGYQVLGVDVDANKIERLAAGEVPFFEPGLPELLAKALDSGRLRFTTSLAEAADFGDVHFLCVGTPQRAGSYAADLRHVEAALITLARGLHRRALVVGKSTVPVGTAARLTDLMHAVSPAGDAVELAWNPEFLREGFAVDDTMRPDRLVFGVSSRWAERRLREVFAPVVDQGCPVLVTDPQTAELVKVAANGFLATKISYINAMAEVCEASGADVHDLATALGLDERIGSRFLRPGLGFGGGCLPKDIRAFMHRAEELGVGRAVAFLGEVDGINQRSRERMVDLVRDLAGGDLRGVRVAALGAAFKPNSDDIRDAPALDVASALHRAGARVWVFDPVAMANARRAYPALEYGDSAFDVATGADVVVLLTEWSQFREIDPAALRTVVARPRIADGRHALDPARWQAAGWEYRALGRP; from the coding sequence ATGAACACCGGGTGTACCGAACCGGTGGATGGCGCTGCCCACAGGCTCACCGTCATCGGCACCGGCTACCTGGGGGCCACCCACGCGGTGTGCATGGCCGCGCTCGGCTACCAGGTGCTCGGCGTCGACGTCGACGCGAACAAGATCGAGCGGCTGGCCGCGGGCGAGGTGCCCTTCTTCGAACCCGGGCTGCCCGAGTTGCTGGCGAAGGCGCTGGATTCGGGGCGGTTGCGCTTCACCACGTCCTTGGCCGAGGCGGCCGACTTCGGCGACGTCCATTTCCTCTGCGTGGGGACCCCGCAGCGGGCCGGTTCGTACGCGGCTGACCTGCGGCATGTCGAGGCAGCGCTGATCACGTTGGCCCGTGGCCTGCACCGACGTGCGCTGGTCGTCGGCAAGTCCACGGTTCCGGTCGGCACCGCCGCCCGGCTCACCGACCTGATGCACGCCGTCTCGCCGGCCGGCGACGCCGTGGAGCTGGCCTGGAACCCCGAGTTCCTCCGGGAGGGCTTCGCCGTCGACGACACGATGCGTCCCGACCGGTTGGTGTTCGGCGTTTCCTCCCGGTGGGCCGAGCGACGCCTGCGCGAGGTGTTCGCTCCGGTGGTCGACCAAGGCTGCCCGGTGCTGGTGACGGATCCGCAGACCGCGGAGCTGGTCAAGGTCGCGGCGAACGGCTTCTTGGCCACCAAGATCTCGTACATCAACGCCATGGCAGAGGTGTGCGAGGCCAGCGGCGCGGACGTCCACGACCTGGCCACGGCCCTGGGACTCGACGAGCGGATTGGCAGCCGGTTCCTGCGGCCGGGGCTGGGCTTCGGTGGCGGGTGCCTGCCCAAGGACATCCGCGCGTTCATGCACCGGGCCGAGGAGTTGGGCGTGGGGCGGGCGGTGGCCTTCCTGGGCGAGGTGGACGGGATCAACCAGCGCAGCCGGGAACGCATGGTGGACCTGGTACGCGATCTTGCCGGCGGGGACCTGCGCGGGGTCCGGGTGGCGGCCCTGGGCGCGGCGTTCAAGCCGAACTCTGACGACATCCGGGACGCGCCCGCGCTCGACGTCGCGAGCGCCCTGCACCGGGCGGGGGCACGGGTGTGGGTCTTCGACCCGGTGGCCATGGCCAACGCGCGCCGGGCGTATCCGGCGCTCGAATACGGTGACAGCGCCTTCGATGTGGCGACCGGCGCGGACGTGGTGGTGCTGCTGACCGAGTGGTCGCAGTTCCGGGAAATCGACCCGGCGGCGCTGCGTACGGTGGTGGCGAGGCCGCGTATCGCCGACGGCCGGCACGCCCTGGACCCGGCCCGATGGCAAGCGGCGGGTTGGGAGTACCGGGCCCTTGGCCGCCCGTGA
- a CDS encoding GNAT family N-acetyltransferase has product MQISVVRPSDLGPAEVTEWRQMQESQPRLQNPFLAPEFALAVGRSRPTARVAVLQDGPKIVGFFPYEVRHRVIGVPIGSGISDCQGLVHRPGLDWDPVRLLKACGLAVWEFDHLLADQAPFAPYQARVAGSPIIDLSKGYQSYVDDRMTDGNLIRQALRKQRRMVRELGEERFEWEDRSEGVMLALRRWKSDQYRRTQQYDRFRTPWIQAVLTELSQSSAADCRAVVSTLYAGDQPVAAHLGLRSRSVLAYWFPAYDVDLARHSAGILLCLRMAEAGAADGIEHIDLGKSEALYKSRLTNDEVPVAEGRVGRSWAVAGARRAQFALARSVRTGAVGARLRSGGTGRVLRGIRARLHER; this is encoded by the coding sequence ATGCAGATCTCCGTTGTCCGTCCGAGTGACCTCGGCCCGGCCGAGGTCACCGAGTGGCGGCAGATGCAGGAGTCCCAGCCGAGGCTGCAGAATCCCTTCCTCGCCCCGGAATTCGCCCTCGCGGTCGGTCGTAGCCGCCCCACTGCCCGGGTGGCGGTGCTGCAGGACGGCCCGAAGATCGTCGGCTTCTTCCCGTATGAGGTGAGGCATCGGGTCATCGGAGTGCCGATCGGCTCCGGCATCTCCGACTGCCAGGGCCTGGTGCACCGTCCCGGCCTGGACTGGGACCCGGTCCGGCTGTTGAAGGCGTGCGGGCTGGCCGTGTGGGAGTTCGACCATCTGCTGGCCGATCAGGCACCCTTCGCGCCGTACCAGGCTCGGGTGGCCGGGTCTCCCATCATCGACCTGTCGAAGGGCTACCAGAGCTACGTCGACGACCGGATGACCGACGGGAACCTGATCCGGCAGGCGCTGCGCAAGCAGCGCCGCATGGTGCGCGAGCTCGGCGAGGAGCGGTTCGAGTGGGAGGACCGCAGCGAGGGCGTGATGCTCGCGCTGCGGCGCTGGAAGTCGGACCAGTACCGCCGGACGCAGCAGTACGACCGGTTCCGAACGCCGTGGATCCAGGCGGTGCTTACGGAGTTGTCCCAGTCGTCCGCAGCCGACTGCCGGGCCGTGGTCTCCACGCTCTACGCCGGAGACCAGCCCGTCGCCGCCCATCTCGGGCTGCGGAGCCGGTCGGTGCTCGCCTACTGGTTCCCCGCGTACGACGTCGACCTGGCGCGGCACTCCGCCGGCATCCTGCTCTGCCTCCGCATGGCCGAGGCCGGTGCGGCCGATGGGATCGAGCACATCGACCTCGGCAAGTCTGAGGCGCTCTACAAGAGCCGGCTGACAAATGACGAGGTGCCGGTGGCCGAGGGACGCGTTGGCCGATCGTGGGCGGTGGCCGGCGCCCGGCGGGCACAATTCGCGCTGGCGCGCTCGGTGCGCACCGGCGCCGTCGGGGCTCGACTCCGCAGCGGCGGGACGGGCCGAGTCCTGCGCGGTATTCGCGCCCGGCTGCACGAGCGGTGA